One genomic window of Legionella jordanis includes the following:
- the plaB gene encoding phospholipase PlaB: MIVIFVHGWSVTHTNTYGQLPQWLESQCKDGRLDIKVGNIYLGHYISFDDSVRVDDIARAFDHAIRDEIADKLKDGERFACITHSAGGPIIRKWMDLYFKNNLAKCPLSHLIMLAPPNHGSALAQLGKSRLGRIKSFFEGIEPGQLVLDWLELGSDMSWELNESWLDYDCTANGIYSFVLTGQKIDRQLYDALNSYTGEAGSDGVVRVASANMNYSRLKLHQVGHNGENLIVAKMTRTKPMAFGILPGCSHSGKRMGIIRSITMDNAATHPTAIWVLRCLKVKNRQSYNALAKELDKLTQETQKKEQREIVETLIHQREYITNRYSMITFRLIDDRGNHLDDYDLYLTAGPKYSEFALPTGFFGDRQRNQYNRGKLTYYLDYDIMEAGINTPIMQSKLGFRIKARPEASAQALAYYKELDFHSSLADINKILHPNETVMVEIMLQRRVDTTVSRITNNLNPAKISSKPSGQKVE; this comes from the coding sequence ATGATAGTTATTTTCGTTCATGGTTGGAGCGTCACCCATACCAATACTTATGGACAGCTGCCACAATGGCTTGAAAGTCAGTGCAAAGACGGAAGACTGGATATTAAAGTGGGCAATATTTATCTTGGCCACTATATCAGCTTTGATGATTCGGTAAGAGTTGATGATATAGCTCGTGCATTTGACCATGCAATCCGTGACGAAATTGCTGATAAGTTAAAAGATGGGGAGCGCTTTGCTTGCATCACTCATTCAGCCGGTGGGCCCATTATTCGTAAATGGATGGATTTGTATTTCAAGAATAATCTGGCCAAATGTCCATTGAGCCATCTTATTATGTTGGCTCCCCCAAACCACGGTTCTGCACTTGCTCAACTGGGAAAATCCAGGCTAGGTCGTATCAAAAGTTTTTTTGAAGGGATTGAACCAGGTCAGCTTGTACTGGATTGGCTTGAGCTCGGAAGTGACATGAGTTGGGAACTTAATGAAAGTTGGCTTGATTATGATTGCACTGCGAATGGCATCTATTCCTTTGTACTTACAGGTCAGAAAATAGATCGCCAACTATATGATGCTCTCAATTCTTACACCGGAGAAGCCGGATCAGATGGTGTCGTGCGTGTGGCATCTGCGAATATGAATTACAGTCGATTAAAGTTACATCAGGTGGGGCACAATGGGGAAAATCTTATTGTCGCAAAAATGACAAGAACCAAGCCAATGGCATTTGGTATTTTACCTGGATGCTCGCATTCGGGTAAAAGAATGGGAATTATCCGCAGTATCACTATGGATAACGCAGCCACCCACCCCACAGCTATATGGGTCTTGCGCTGCCTTAAAGTCAAGAATCGTCAATCGTATAATGCATTGGCAAAAGAGCTTGATAAGCTCACTCAAGAAACCCAGAAAAAAGAGCAAAGGGAAATAGTGGAGACATTGATCCATCAGCGAGAATACATAACCAATCGCTATTCTATGATTACATTTCGCCTGATTGATGATCGCGGCAATCATCTTGACGATTATGATCTCTATTTGACTGCAGGCCCAAAATACAGTGAATTTGCGCTTCCCACGGGATTCTTTGGAGACCGACAGCGAAATCAATATAATCGGGGAAAGCTCACTTATTATCTGGACTACGACATTATGGAAGCGGGAATTAATACGCCAATAATGCAAAGTAAACTGGGTTTTCGTATTAAAGCGCGTCCTGAAGCCAGTGCTCAAGCCCTTGCCTATTATAAGGAACTTGATTTTCACTCCTCGCTGGCTGATATAAACAAAATCCTTCACCCCAACGAAACGGTCATGGTTGAAATCATGCTTCAAAGACGAGTGGACACAACCGTATCTCGCATCACCAACAACCTTAACCCGGCAAAAATCAGCTCCAAACCAAGTGGCCAAAAGGTGGAGTGA
- a CDS encoding alpha/beta fold hydrolase — MKKIIFIPGLLGNEALWQPLLHEFKNNYDIQILNVSTCEDIGKFAQQYSLTIQQDVILIGFSMGAWIALSMYFGMAKYCNKLILISSAPGHLKHSTKELFSGYIQQITQGEFETFINKDYEVDVSPENKTNPHLKRQLCAMMRKEGPQVAIKQLKALMHCENQFNRLNEVSCPTLLIRGEKDKNINIQRQALMLAEIPKAEIRIIPNSAHYVPLENPEILASVMENWLEGS, encoded by the coding sequence ATGAAGAAAATAATCTTTATACCTGGTTTGCTCGGAAATGAAGCTTTATGGCAACCCTTGTTGCATGAGTTTAAAAATAATTACGACATCCAAATACTTAATGTAAGTACTTGTGAGGATATCGGAAAATTTGCTCAACAATACTCTCTCACGATTCAGCAGGATGTTATATTAATTGGTTTTTCAATGGGCGCATGGATTGCTCTGTCTATGTATTTTGGAATGGCTAAATACTGCAATAAATTAATCTTGATTTCCTCAGCTCCGGGACATTTAAAGCACTCAACAAAAGAGTTGTTTTCGGGTTATATCCAACAAATTACCCAAGGCGAATTCGAAACCTTTATAAATAAAGATTATGAAGTGGACGTCTCTCCTGAGAACAAAACGAACCCTCATTTAAAAAGGCAGTTATGCGCCATGATGCGAAAAGAAGGGCCTCAAGTTGCCATCAAACAATTAAAGGCCTTAATGCATTGTGAAAATCAATTCAATCGTTTAAATGAAGTCAGTTGCCCTACTTTATTAATTCGTGGAGAGAAAGATAAAAATATAAACATTCAAAGGCAAGCCTTGATGCTGGCGGAAATTCCTAAAGCCGAGATCCGAATTATTCCCAACTCTGCCCATTATGTACCGTTGGAAAATCCTGAAATTTTAGCCTCCGTTATGGAAAATTGGTTAGAAGGATCTTGA
- a CDS encoding DUF2306 domain-containing protein, with translation MRDLIGLLTIFSMYEEIIINQISTTHPHSPDLNTWMRFNVSAIMITVWGSLFLFGLYIFIFYLGNALLGKGLEWNQKLPELYDANGMLSTAGISLHFLAGSIILILGFIQFSHPLRLKFPWLHRLFGKTYITASLLAGIGGLIFIFTHGTIGGYVMDIGFAGYGILMIITALQTLRFAKQCEFSKHRIWALRLFSLAIASWLYRMDYGFWFFFTNGWGHTKDFHGSFDLFMAFFFYLPNLVVIELMVRSKSQSLHGLYQYVTGSLLACANAFIIIGTYTFLTRSWWPAILKILSSP, from the coding sequence ATGAGAGATTTGATAGGATTGCTCACTATTTTTTCGATGTATGAGGAGATCATTATCAACCAAATTTCAACAACCCATCCCCATTCTCCTGATCTGAATACTTGGATGCGCTTTAACGTATCGGCTATTATGATAACCGTTTGGGGCAGTTTGTTTCTGTTTGGTTTATATATTTTTATTTTTTATCTGGGAAATGCGCTTCTAGGTAAAGGACTTGAGTGGAATCAAAAACTGCCCGAGCTCTATGATGCAAATGGAATGCTATCAACTGCTGGGATTTCACTTCATTTCCTTGCAGGAAGTATTATCCTGATACTAGGATTCATCCAATTCTCACATCCATTACGCCTAAAATTCCCGTGGCTCCATCGTCTGTTTGGCAAAACATATATCACTGCATCACTGCTAGCAGGTATAGGTGGTCTGATTTTTATTTTTACTCACGGAACGATAGGTGGCTATGTGATGGACATCGGTTTTGCCGGCTACGGAATTTTGATGATTATCACCGCCTTGCAAACCCTGCGATTTGCCAAACAGTGTGAGTTTTCAAAACATCGCATTTGGGCGCTAAGGCTTTTCTCACTGGCAATAGCATCCTGGCTCTATCGTATGGATTATGGATTTTGGTTCTTTTTTACCAATGGGTGGGGACATACTAAAGACTTTCATGGATCTTTTGACCTATTTATGGCCTTTTTCTTCTATCTACCTAATCTAGTTGTTATTGAGCTGATGGTCAGGAGTAAATCTCAATCTCTGCATGGCCTATATCAGTATGTTACGGGCAGTTTACTTGCTTGTGCGAATGCATTTATCATTATTGGGACTTATACATTTTTAACCCGTTCCTGGTGGCCAGCCATACTAAAAATATTAAGTTCTCCGTGA
- a CDS encoding glycine-rich domain-containing protein: protein MKLPPLPNLLAYQNERVIQYYCQRYSVSLQKAESIFTDLLGWMWINLYRKNRGRDSFLFGPLLPLDDMWHAFILHTKDYVEFCKLYFEGYFHHHIEPFGLEHVLDEEELADFLKDCLAFLGEDWLLRHFSSVIPKQ from the coding sequence ATGAAATTACCTCCACTGCCCAATTTGTTGGCTTACCAAAATGAGCGAGTCATTCAATATTATTGCCAACGCTACTCAGTCTCCCTGCAAAAGGCCGAATCCATTTTCACAGATTTGTTAGGCTGGATGTGGATCAATCTCTACAGAAAAAATCGAGGTCGTGACAGCTTTCTGTTTGGCCCCCTTTTGCCTCTTGATGACATGTGGCATGCTTTTATTCTCCACACTAAGGATTACGTAGAATTTTGCAAACTCTATTTTGAAGGCTATTTCCATCATCATATTGAACCTTTCGGCCTCGAACATGTACTTGACGAGGAAGAACTTGCTGATTTCTTAAAAGATTGTTTAGCCTTTCTTGGTGAAGATTGGCTACTTCGACATTTTTCGTCAGTTATTCCTAAACAATAG
- the icmH gene encoding type IVB secretion system protein IcmH/DotU, whose translation MTAERFSASIVNRLSLSGPQQMPQGYFRSKLFIAPSTTNPLVAAAGPLLSLLERLYLTPSLPPINSIRENIEHELRAFHSRLDSKTYGEELDALAHYLLCATIDELLGKNYLRLYGKIAEFQAFTPSSQDEIGPEKRFFDIIQYIKERPNQYLDLIELAYYCLITGFEGEQHGRADGRQVLDNLIEELYELIKQHRVNKSHQLFRPFKTVDAFPKNYKPLIAGSLLALAILAGGYFISYFLLEKQAKLVQFGHTVTARLDD comes from the coding sequence ATGACAGCCGAACGCTTTTCGGCCTCTATTGTGAACCGACTGTCATTATCTGGCCCCCAGCAAATGCCTCAGGGTTATTTTCGCTCTAAATTATTTATTGCTCCTTCTACAACCAACCCTTTGGTTGCTGCCGCCGGGCCATTGCTGTCTTTATTAGAGCGATTGTACTTAACCCCTTCTCTTCCCCCTATAAACAGCATTCGCGAAAACATTGAACATGAGTTACGTGCCTTTCATAGCCGTCTTGATAGCAAGACTTACGGTGAAGAATTGGATGCCCTTGCTCATTATCTTCTTTGTGCAACAATTGACGAATTACTCGGTAAAAATTATCTAAGGCTTTATGGAAAGATAGCGGAATTTCAGGCTTTTACGCCTTCGTCACAGGATGAGATTGGACCTGAGAAACGTTTTTTCGATATTATCCAATACATTAAGGAAAGGCCTAACCAATATCTCGATTTAATTGAGCTAGCCTATTATTGCCTAATCACAGGGTTTGAGGGCGAGCAGCATGGTCGAGCCGATGGCCGGCAAGTTCTTGATAATTTAATTGAAGAATTATATGAATTAATCAAACAGCATCGGGTTAACAAGTCGCACCAATTGTTTCGGCCTTTTAAAACAGTGGATGCTTTCCCAAAAAATTATAAACCATTAATTGCCGGTTCCCTCCTTGCTTTGGCAATCTTGGCTGGTGGCTATTTTATTAGCTATTTTCTCCTGGAAAAACAAGCTAAACTTGTCCAATTTGGGCATACCGTAACGGCTAGACTGGACGACTGA
- the icmF gene encoding type IVB secretion system protein IcmF, protein MDTSLNSLCGALNKILGYLKPQHNAISFIILTGKTHQGKSALLRQTKLNHYPLETEVNAQFYYNQNGVILELGESWINQSDRLLDHSLKQLNRCHKTVRITGLMLCVDGSELLLTEPVQLIQHCKSHAQLLERFGQALGYTVDVAIVLSKLDALSGFCDFFQADHLTDLNKPLGFSLSTVVQRNKFLDYYRYKFDQMLEVLSQQTINKLHPARSTVKRTLIREFPLQLASLRVPIQSIIQNLSVQLFRIQAIYFTSAEQGGLTVDKLNKKIQHEYALSVQDKFPQSNNYRAYFIEGAIHAFQEQTKRFTAQTSITQKCLLGLGAGILSLSLIWVVKQHVKTSRLLDEASKELITYETFLGQANDKTSALYHLSRAVNRLQQIPNSILSVASVEQLKSQLYNNSKHRLQEDFLPELLSAVEHVILDPAQTQTARYQALKIYLMLGEPQYFSEAEVTHWFQDYWKANHQEHSMHKRLILLQHALRQPMQPIAINRQLVLDARNYLNALPATYLYYTLAKHNFPSSKQTINVQGFDLAAREIPAYFSKEGFKTVIASLPGIAAQLQRENWVLARQDLNELHAQLEQAYCFEYLTWWQNFVRRTKPLHYQDYQQGRQLTQELHRSNALSQLVNLIQKQTAPDPNENSALFNQKIANEFTNLNLLSGTAVNDLNQDVNELEKFLTTLSLVNDQGKTAFNLTKARFQGGSSSDALSTLYQKARQLPEPVASWVKQVADDTWFIFINESKQYINRQWQQIVFEEYQNSIANRYPLDASKNIEVSLNDFDHFFSPHGTLNGFVANYLKPFLDTSTPQWQPKEVNGYVMPISNDLTNELIRANVITNMFFTPDAEKSKIEFSLQKINLDPVVANLQLTLGKTTLTDNQSTESLTQFSWPVSDAKLRLDSIEGNHFELEETGPWAFFKMLQKVNVLVDSEDSASLQILFEVNGNSGRYLLKTQNQINPFSPGILTGFILKETVTG, encoded by the coding sequence ATGGACACCTCTTTAAACAGCCTGTGTGGGGCATTGAATAAAATTCTTGGTTATTTAAAACCTCAACACAATGCCATCTCTTTTATTATTCTCACAGGAAAAACCCATCAGGGAAAATCCGCTTTACTTCGCCAGACAAAGCTTAACCACTACCCGTTAGAAACAGAAGTAAATGCTCAGTTTTACTACAATCAAAATGGCGTTATTCTCGAGCTTGGTGAATCCTGGATTAATCAAAGTGATAGACTTCTGGATCACAGCCTAAAACAGCTAAACCGTTGCCATAAGACCGTTAGAATTACTGGTCTTATGCTTTGTGTGGATGGCAGTGAATTATTACTTACAGAGCCCGTGCAGCTCATCCAGCATTGCAAGTCGCATGCGCAATTGTTAGAACGTTTTGGCCAAGCCCTAGGATACACCGTCGATGTGGCAATTGTTCTTAGCAAACTCGATGCTTTGTCAGGTTTTTGTGATTTCTTTCAAGCGGATCACTTAACTGATCTGAACAAGCCGTTGGGCTTTTCCTTAAGCACCGTCGTTCAGAGAAATAAATTTCTTGATTATTACCGCTATAAATTTGATCAAATGCTGGAAGTACTTAGTCAACAGACTATTAACAAACTGCATCCTGCACGCTCTACGGTTAAGCGAACACTCATTCGCGAATTTCCATTGCAGTTGGCAAGCTTGCGAGTTCCCATACAAAGCATCATTCAAAATTTGTCCGTTCAATTGTTCCGTATTCAAGCCATTTATTTCACCAGCGCCGAGCAAGGTGGCTTGACCGTTGATAAGTTGAATAAAAAAATTCAGCACGAGTATGCACTGAGCGTCCAGGATAAATTCCCGCAATCGAATAATTATCGTGCTTATTTTATTGAGGGCGCCATTCATGCATTTCAAGAGCAAACCAAGCGATTTACTGCCCAAACGAGCATCACGCAAAAATGTTTATTGGGTTTGGGGGCAGGTATCTTAAGTCTCTCCCTCATCTGGGTAGTGAAACAACACGTTAAGACATCAAGGCTATTGGATGAAGCCAGCAAGGAGCTTATTACCTATGAAACCTTCCTGGGTCAGGCTAATGATAAAACCTCTGCTCTTTATCATCTATCGCGAGCCGTGAATAGGCTGCAACAAATTCCCAACAGCATTCTTTCTGTAGCTTCCGTTGAGCAATTAAAGAGTCAATTGTATAACAACAGCAAGCATCGTCTGCAAGAAGATTTTTTACCAGAATTATTGTCTGCGGTTGAACATGTGATACTTGATCCTGCTCAAACACAAACCGCTCGTTATCAAGCATTGAAAATCTATTTGATGCTTGGTGAGCCTCAATATTTTTCCGAAGCCGAAGTAACCCATTGGTTTCAGGACTACTGGAAAGCCAATCATCAAGAACACAGCATGCACAAACGCTTGATTCTGCTCCAGCACGCACTTAGACAACCTATGCAGCCCATAGCAATCAATCGTCAATTGGTTTTAGATGCCCGTAATTACTTAAATGCCCTCCCTGCAACTTATTTATACTACACACTGGCTAAACATAATTTCCCAAGCAGCAAACAAACCATTAACGTCCAGGGGTTTGATTTAGCAGCGCGGGAAATTCCCGCTTACTTTAGCAAGGAAGGATTTAAGACCGTCATTGCATCCTTACCAGGCATTGCAGCGCAACTACAACGTGAAAATTGGGTTTTGGCTCGACAGGATTTGAATGAACTTCATGCACAACTTGAACAAGCTTATTGCTTTGAGTATTTAACTTGGTGGCAAAATTTCGTACGTCGAACAAAACCATTACACTATCAAGATTATCAACAAGGCCGCCAGTTAACCCAGGAGCTGCATCGCAGTAATGCTTTGTCACAACTGGTCAACCTGATTCAAAAGCAAACTGCTCCTGATCCGAATGAAAACTCGGCTTTATTCAATCAAAAAATTGCCAATGAATTTACCAATCTGAATTTACTCAGCGGCACAGCTGTCAACGATCTAAATCAAGACGTCAACGAGTTGGAAAAATTCCTTACTACTCTGTCTTTAGTCAATGATCAAGGTAAAACCGCCTTTAATTTGACAAAAGCCCGCTTCCAGGGCGGTTCTTCTTCTGACGCTCTAAGCACCTTGTATCAAAAAGCTCGACAGTTGCCTGAACCGGTTGCCAGCTGGGTGAAACAAGTGGCGGATGATACCTGGTTTATTTTTATCAATGAAAGTAAGCAATATATAAATCGCCAATGGCAACAAATAGTTTTCGAAGAATATCAAAACAGCATTGCCAATCGATACCCACTTGATGCTTCAAAAAATATTGAAGTCAGCCTTAATGACTTCGATCATTTCTTTTCACCACATGGCACGTTAAATGGTTTTGTCGCCAATTATTTAAAACCATTCCTGGATACTTCCACTCCGCAATGGCAACCTAAGGAAGTGAATGGTTATGTGATGCCCATTTCCAACGATCTAACCAATGAGCTAATAAGAGCAAACGTAATCACCAATATGTTTTTTACTCCCGATGCAGAAAAGAGCAAAATTGAGTTCAGCTTACAAAAAATTAACCTCGATCCAGTTGTCGCGAATCTGCAACTAACATTGGGTAAAACCACTTTGACGGATAATCAAAGCACTGAATCACTGACGCAATTTAGCTGGCCTGTGAGCGATGCCAAGTTGCGTTTGGACTCCATCGAAGGCAATCACTTTGAATTGGAAGAAACAGGCCCTTGGGCATTTTTCAAAATGCTGCAAAAGGTAAATGTTTTGGTTGATAGCGAAGACAGTGCAAGCTTGCAAATCCTGTTTGAAGTCAATGGCAACTCTGGACGTTATTTACTTAAAACCCAAAATCAAATCAACCCTTTCAGCCCAGGAATTTTGACCGGTTTTATATTGAAGGAAACGGTTACGGGTTAA
- the dsbD gene encoding protein-disulfide reductase DsbD, whose translation MKHFKGLIAVFFVLMSISHAGWSFSLGFESSNPGTIINLIQNYNAFVYLALFFGLGIMLAFTPCVLPMVPILSGIIVGQRSLSGTQAVKLSISYVLGMAVTYATAGLLAGYMGSTVQTLLQQPIVIIAFSCLFLLMAISMWGFFDLRLPNALNNRLQILCRRNNKPNYASVALMGIISTLVVSPCVTAPLIAVLSYIAQSGQAMKGGLILFVMALGMGLPLILVGAGHGSLLPKVGPWMTNIKRFFALIMIAMAIWMLGRILPESLTQLLWAGLLIIGSISLGTLKTASTKSGHLLKGFGVLLIISGAIIGYSAVPMINTSMASPKAPFIKVDNLQDIEKQIIAAKQQGKPVFLEFYASWCSDCQEMETKVFNQSTVAQAMNGLVNLKVNIGDNTAEVARIKKAFAIYGTPTMLFYNNKGEALPKLSLVGYVNKQTLLEALDQVKLS comes from the coding sequence ATGAAACATTTTAAGGGTCTTATCGCGGTTTTTTTTGTCTTAATGAGTATTTCTCATGCAGGATGGTCTTTTTCACTTGGATTTGAAAGTTCAAATCCTGGCACAATTATAAATCTGATTCAAAATTATAATGCCTTTGTTTATTTGGCTTTATTTTTTGGTTTGGGCATTATGTTAGCGTTCACCCCTTGTGTATTGCCGATGGTGCCTATTTTATCAGGAATCATTGTAGGACAGCGTTCATTATCTGGCACTCAGGCGGTTAAACTATCCATCAGCTATGTGTTAGGTATGGCGGTTACTTATGCAACGGCTGGATTGCTCGCAGGCTATATGGGGAGTACCGTCCAAACACTGCTGCAACAGCCCATTGTCATTATTGCCTTTTCTTGTCTGTTCTTGCTAATGGCTATTTCAATGTGGGGTTTTTTCGATCTACGGCTTCCCAATGCCCTCAATAACCGATTGCAAATTTTATGTCGGCGTAATAATAAACCAAATTATGCTTCCGTAGCATTGATGGGTATTATTTCAACTCTGGTGGTATCACCTTGCGTGACTGCCCCACTAATCGCTGTTCTTTCTTACATCGCTCAAAGCGGCCAAGCCATGAAGGGAGGGTTGATTTTATTTGTTATGGCATTGGGGATGGGATTGCCGTTGATATTGGTTGGCGCAGGCCATGGTTCCTTGCTGCCCAAAGTAGGACCATGGATGACAAACATCAAAAGGTTTTTTGCGCTCATCATGATAGCTATGGCCATATGGATGTTAGGGCGCATACTGCCTGAGTCACTTACACAACTTTTGTGGGCAGGACTCCTCATTATTGGCAGCATTAGTCTAGGTACTTTGAAAACAGCTTCTACTAAGTCAGGCCATTTACTAAAGGGTTTTGGCGTTTTGCTGATTATAAGTGGAGCTATTATTGGCTATTCAGCAGTACCAATGATTAATACAAGCATGGCCTCGCCAAAAGCACCTTTTATTAAAGTTGATAATTTGCAAGACATAGAAAAACAGATAATTGCTGCCAAGCAGCAAGGTAAACCCGTTTTTCTGGAATTTTATGCAAGTTGGTGCAGCGATTGCCAAGAAATGGAGACCAAGGTATTTAACCAGTCAACTGTTGCTCAGGCGATGAATGGTTTGGTGAATTTGAAAGTAAACATCGGTGATAACACGGCAGAAGTTGCCCGGATTAAAAAAGCTTTTGCAATCTATGGCACGCCTACCATGTTATTTTATAACAACAAAGGAGAAGCCTTACCCAAGCTGAGTCTTGTAGGTTATGTTAATAAACAAACACTTCTTGAGGCACTAGATCAGGTGAAGCTCTCCTAA